The Quercus robur chromosome 7, dhQueRobu3.1, whole genome shotgun sequence genome has a segment encoding these proteins:
- the LOC126692554 gene encoding pentatricopeptide repeat-containing protein At1g09900-like, which produces MSSPYPAPFTLLQSPVPVQSTLLNTPFFFSNIYRSHYRKTQHGKLVVLTTLSLSSTNPNPPVHGNYLVDRVEVLPIKQAEKNLGIDKRTSRFHVQELADRIRELPSKERTEFLSSYVKDGGFNTISGANDVLMALFIAEDPDFALKLFSDLSSYELEPDSWTFSIVLRCHCKKNQLDEAKQVLDHMVEEGFHPDVVTITILINALCKRGRMQRAFEVFDFMGTIGCKPTVQTYNCLLKGLCYVGRVEEAFELLLKIKKDSMKPDVYTYTAVMDGFCKVGRSDEAMELLDEAVEMGLAPSVVTYNTLFQGYCKEGRPLKGIVVLKQMKQGNCRPDCISYSTLLHGLLKWGKIRSALRTYKEMVEDGIEVDKRIMNLLLRGLCRRSWKEKDLLEDAHEVFEKMKTGFYDIDPSTYCLMIQALCKGGKIEKSLDNLHDMIRMGNSPGAVTFNNVILALCAGDRVDEALLILVLMDERIIIPSRMSYNLLIEGCNKRRWPLAACSIYGTALKRGVIPNSKPR; this is translated from the coding sequence atGTCTTCTCCGTATCCTGCACCCTTTACACTTCTTCAATCTCCTGTTCCCGTCCAATCCACTTTGCTCAATACCCCTTTCTTCTTCAGCAACATCTACAGAAGCCACTATAGGAAAACACAACATGGTAAGCTAGTTGTCCTCACAACACTGTCACTCTCTTCAACAAATCCTAACCCACCTGTACATGGGAATTACCTGGTTGATAGAGTTGAGGTTTTACCTATCAAACAAGCAGAAAAGAACCTGGGTATTGATAAGAGAACTAGTAGATTTCACGTACAAGAATTGGCAGATAGAATTAGAGAGTTACCCTCTAAAGAAAGAACTGAATTTCTCAGTTCTTATGTCAAAGATGGTGGCTTTAATACCATATCTGGAGCCAATGATGTGCTCATGGCTTTGTTTATAGCAGAAGATCCGGACTTTGCCTTGAAACTGTTTTCTGATTTATCATCTTATGAGCTAGAACCAGATTCTTGGACATTTTCCATTGTCCTCAGGTGCCACTGCAAGAAAAATCAGCTGGATGAGGCTAAACAAGTCTTGGACCATATGGTAGAAGAGGGTTTTCACCCAGATGTTGTAACTATCACTATTCTCATAAATGCATTGTGCAAAAGAGGTAGAATGCAGAGagcttttgaggtttttgatTTCATGGGCACAATAGGTTGCAAGCCCACAGTTCAGACATACAATTGCTTGTTAAAGGGGTTGTGTTATGTGGGGAGGGTGGAGGAAGCATTTGAATTGTTgttaaaaatcaagaaagattCAATGAAGCCAGACGTTTATACATACACAGCTGTTATGGATGGTTTTTGTAAAGTGGGTAGGTCAGATGAGGCAATGGAATTGCTTGATGAAGCTGTGGAGATGGGATTGGCACCAAGTGTGGTCACTTACAATACATTGTTTCAAGGGTATTGTAAGGAGGGAAGGCCTTTGAAGGGTATAGTTGTTTTGAAGCAAATGAAGCAGGGGAATTGCAGGCCCGATTGTATAAGTTATAGCACCCTGTTGCATGGATTGCTAAAATGGGGTAAAATCCGGTCAGCGCTACGAACTTATAAGGAAATGGTGGAGGATGGTATTGAAGTAGACAAAAGGATTATGAATCTTCTTTTAAGAGGGTTATGCAGGAGATCCTGGAAAGAAAAAGACCTGCTAGAAGATGCACATGAAGTGTTTGAGAAAATGAAAACTGGGTTTTATGACATAGACCCCAGTACCTACTGCCTAATGATCCAAGCTTTATGCAAGGGAGGGAAGATTGAGAAGTCATTGGACAACCTGCATGATATGATACGAATGGGGAATTCTCCAGGAGCAGTCACCTTTAACAATGTAATTCTAGCACTTTGTGCTGGAGACAGGGTAGATGAGGCTTTGTTAATTCTGGTCCTCATGGATGAAAGAATAATAATCCCCAGCAGAATGTCTTATAACCTCTTAATCGAGGGGTGCAATAAACGGAGATGGCCCTTGGCCGCTTGTAGTATATATGGCACAGCATTGAAGCGAGGTGTGATTCCCAATAGCAAGCCAAGATAA